The Spirochaetaceae bacterium nucleotide sequence GCTCCTGGCACAGCGTCGCCCTGATCGGTTCCTGCCGTATATTCAGCCGCACGAGTTCGAGGCGCTGCTGTTCTCGGATACGTCGCACTTCGCGCGGGAGCAGCCGGAGTGGGAACAACCGGCCGAGGAGCTTGCCGCGGCCCGGCGTGGAGCCGCCAGCCCGGAACACATCAACGATGGCGAAGACACCCATCCGTCGGCGCGGCTGAAGCAACTCCCGGGTTATCGCAAGGTCCGCCACGGTCCGGCTCTTGCCGAGCGCATCGGGCTGGACTGCATGCGCAGGGAGTGTGCCCACTTCGGTAACTGGCTCACTCGCCTGGAATCCCTACCGGTGCTGAGGTAGTCGATGCCGATCGTGACGGAATCGATGGTGGAGGATGCGGCGCTCGA carries:
- a CDS encoding DUF4276 family protein translates to MIWVVVVCEGRTERDFVMQILGPELTDSNVFVEARLIPTSPKGKGGALSGQRVLRFLRDTLRQRPDTYVTTFFDLYRLPTDFPGVGASSSDPLERAAAIEEELHKEVRLLAQRRPDRFLPYIQPHEFEALLFSDTSHFAREQPEWEQPAEELAAARRGAASPEHINDGEDTHPSARLKQLPGYRKVRHGPALAERIGLDCMRRECAHFGNWLTRLESLPVLR